AAGTGCCAGTGGTTCGGCAGCAGGCAATAGGCCAGCAGCCGCGTGTCGCTCCGCTCGACCGCCTCGGCCAAAACCTTCTCGAAGGCGTCGAAGTCGCCCTTGTCGTCGAACACGGTCATCCGCGCGTTGCCGCGGTTCAGCACGTGGTAAATGTGGCCGCCTTCGCTGGATCGATGTGGTCTTCCCATAACCCCAAATGATAATCCATAACGGCCAGCCCGTCAAGAAAACGGTTCCTGACACCTTTTCCGTGTCTCTTTTCCGGGTCCCGGCCCGATAGGCGTCGATTTCTTTCTGGATGTCGTCATCGCTGATGTCTTTGGCATTGGGCAGGCTCTGCTATCTGCTCTATGCCCAGTCGCCCTCAGGCAAGCTCT
This sequence is a window from Pirellulales bacterium. Protein-coding genes within it:
- a CDS encoding transposase codes for the protein MGRPHRSSEGGHIYHVLNRGNARMTVFDDKGDFDAFEKVLAEAVERSDTRLLAYCLLPNHWH